Proteins found in one Arachis stenosperma cultivar V10309 chromosome 8, arast.V10309.gnm1.PFL2, whole genome shotgun sequence genomic segment:
- the LOC130944915 gene encoding uncharacterized protein LOC130944915: MREWIRVALVAASVGCVSTLLLLLLWRFYQLRKRGNFVEPASLTRMEGGLQGGLSRIHNHHHHHQLDHQSSSNKNKQGNYFVIRGGVSGKRVLFSWSDHPSMAADAVENGWSRFSFIASKTYTPSPSKRSSILGVCAAPVSDDHHGTESEVEISWEISQGSAEFMQKVRFNPGLKKILQYNNNNNSSSSMNVASVIRTALPLPGPPLGNYSFPQEAYFEITILYGGGGNEYEFTGKNVGEGEKTKLLVIQGGGGNGSKGNSEALVHVSSNNHSKNSVDEMKLDGKEGGKRNESVMFSLGLTAAGPVPLRVPGSYPASIGFNSNGSVFLDGMKLVFESEKAEWVGTDKVIGCGFDPRQKKVFFTLDSELVHVIHCQSQVFGTPLYPIMAANIDIMVLVNFGQSSFKYAPANAQRTPNPCFIAPLVNSPAATLGYDDSRELFSMGRIDSQWRNRSATRGSHNTGNNNNNSNIRTMEFDEESEADLFEIVLDGSGKSPNSAS, from the exons ATGAGGGAGTGGATACGTGTTGCGTTGGTTGCAGCTTCTGTGGGATGCGTTTCAACCCTTTTGCTCCTTCTCTTATGGCGTTTTTACCAACTCAGAAAACGAGGGAATTTTGTGGAACCTGCAAGTTTGACCAGAATGGAGGGTGGTCTCCAAGGAGGACTTTCTAGgattcataatcatcatcaccatcaccaATTGGATCATCAAAGTAGCAGCAACAAGAACAAACAGGGAAATTACTTTGTTATTCGTGGAGGTGTATCTGGAAAAAGGGTTCTGTTCAGTTGGTCTGATCATCCTTCTATGgctgctgatgctgttgaaaATGGTTGGTCTCGATTTTCATTCATAGCTTCCAAGACTTACACGCCATCCCCTTCGAAAAGGTCATCGATTTTGGGGGTGTGTGCAGCACCGGTTAGTGATGATCATCATGGAACAGAATCTGAGGTTGAGATAAGCTGGGAAATTTCTCAGGGTTCTGCTGAGTTTATGCAGAAGGTGAGGTTCAATCCTGGGTTGAAGAAGATTCTTCAatacaataacaacaacaacagttCTTCTTCTATGAATGTTGCTTCTGTTATTAGAACGGCTCTTCCCCTTCCTGGCCCTCCTTTGGGGAACTATTCTTTTCCTCAAGAAGCGTATTTTGAGATTACAATCTTgtatggtggtggtggtaatGAGTATGAATTTACGGGGAAGAATGTTGGAGAAGGTGAGAAGACAAAGTTGTTGGTGATTCAAGGTGGTGGTGGAAATGGTAGTAAAGGGAATTCGGAGGCTTTGGTTCATGTTAGCAGCAATAATCATAGTAAGAATAGTGTTGATGAGATGAAACTTGATGGGAAAGAGGGTGGAAAGAGAAATGAATCTGTGATGTTCTCATTGGGATTAACTGCTGCAGGTCCTGTTCCTTTGAGAGTTCCAGGAAGCTACCCTGCCAGCATTGGCTTCAACTCCAATGGTTCTGTTTTTCTTGATG GAATGAAACTTGTATTTGAATCAGAGAAGGCAGAGTGGGTAGGAACTGATAAAGTGATTGGTTGTGGCTTTGATCCAAGACAGAAGAAGGTGTTCTTCACATTAGACTCAGAGTTGGTGCATGTAATCCATTGTCAATCACAAGTGTTTGGAACTCCATTATATCCAATCATGGCTGCAAATATAGACATCATGGTACTAGTTAATTTTGGACAAAGTTCATTCAAATATGCTCCTGCAAATGCACAGAGAACACCAAATCCATGCTTTATAGCCCCGCTTGTAAATTCACCTGCTGCTACTTTGGGTTATGATGATAGTAGGGAGCTATTTTCCATGGGAAGGATTGATTCTCAGTGGCGCAATCGCTCCGCAACCAGAGGAAGCCACAACACTggcaacaataataataatagtaatattaGAACAATGGAATTTGATGAAGAGTCTGAGGCTGATCTATTTGAAATAGTGTTGGATGGTTCTGGAAAATCTCCAAATTCAGCATCATAA